Proteins encoded by one window of Arachis ipaensis cultivar K30076 chromosome B04, Araip1.1, whole genome shotgun sequence:
- the LOC107638876 gene encoding uncharacterized protein LOC107638876 encodes MIHNTLTLIHNTNHHFFISANGYPSFSSSFLPFSIRTKPRRKSTSLVVSAHKKENKDDSHSFVSNPSESTGFFPEAVLLKKKSIQEDGKVLPEFEDAEERQLFEALMLELDSDTSVDQMRHYEIVYLIHEKHNEQVAAVNEKIQDFLREKKGTVWRFSDWGMRRLAYKIKKAKNAHYILMNFELDAKYINEFKTMLDQDERVIRHLVIKRDEAITEDCPPPPEFHTLRAGADDDYDDEGYETEYDEDFDDDWDGEDDDDGEIIIVDDDDDYDDDDGRDHRNDTSANMIQPDRKLRAGNVAR; translated from the exons ATGATTCACAACACCCTTACACTCATTCACAACACCAATCACCATTTCTTCATCTCCGCAAATGGGTacccttccttttcttcttcttttctaccATTTTCAATTCGAACCAAGCCCAGAAGAAAATCTACATCACTGGTTGTGAGTGCCCACAAGAAAGAGAATAAAGACGACAGCCATAGCTTTGTTTCCAACCCCAGCGAGTCCACTGGCTTCTTCCCAGAAGCAGTACTCCTTAAAAAA AAATCAATCCAGGAAGATGGCAAGGTTCTGCCGGAGTTCGAAGATGCTGAAGAAA gACAACTTTTTGAAGCGCTTATGCTTGAGCTGGATAGCGATACGAGTGTTGATCAAA TGCGCCATTATGAGATTGTTTACTTGATTCATGAAAAGCACAACGAACAAGTTGCAGCTGTCAACGAGAAAATTCAAG ACTTTTTGAGGGAAAAGAAAGGCACAGTGTGGAGATTTAGTGATTGGGGTATGAGAAGGCTGGCTTACAAAATAAAGAAAGCTAAAAATGCACACTACATTTTGATGAACTTTGAGTTGGACGCGAAATATATCAACGAGTTCAAGACAATGTTGGACCAAGATGAAAGAGTTATTAGGCATCTTGTGATCAAGAGGGACGAGGCGATCACTGAAGATTGTCCTCCTCCTCCCGAGTTCCATACTCTGCGCGCCGGTGCagatgatgattatgatgatgaaGGATATGAAACAGAATATGATGAGGATTTCGATGATGATTGGGatggtgaagatgatgatgatggcgAAATTATCATtgtggatgatgatgatgattatgatgatgatgatggtagaGATCATAGAAATGATACATCAGCAAATATGATTCAGCCAGATAGAAAATTGAGGGCTGGGAACGTAGCTAGGTAG